The sequence AAGAACACCCAGCCTTAAACACATAAGCAGAATCAGACACCGCATAGGGGTAGGGTTAATGATAGCGAGCTTGCTACCATATTACTACGTTCTGTTTAGTGAAATATTCTTCTTGCCCTTGGACCACGGGATTCTTACCGGGGCGTTGATATTGAGTGAACTTCTCTTTATGACTTCAATGGTAACTCTGGGCAGTCAATTCTGGGATAGGTTGAAGCATCTTTTTGACTGGCCCGGCGCTGAGTAAATCCAAGCCGACTAAACCCTTTTAGTTATCATCAAAACTGCATTTAAAATCTTTTGAAAAATCAGGGCGTTCAAGAAGTTTTCCGCGAACGTAATTATACACATTAGTCTCGTGAACATTTTGCAGCCACAAAGGTCGAGTTTGAACCTGCATCACTGGAGAAACATCATAAATTGCGGGATGGTCAACCCAGAAAACAGTATGCGGGTCGGCAGGGCGTTCGATCAGACTTACAAAGGCATTAGTAATGTCTTCAAAGTCGTAAAAATTCCCTTCAAAATACTGCAGTCCCTTAGGGAAATTAATATAAAGCGTCTCGGACTCACCCAGATGACTCTCATTCAAAGACCCTGCAATATTATGAAGAGCCTTAAAAAATCCGGTTGCAAGAGCATCATCACTATCAAGCCGGGTTGTGAGAAGCCAGTTTGCATCAGGAGCCATATCCTGCATACATGCTTTTACTTGAGATAAAATAGTGGAGTACTCTCCACAAAATAAGGGAATAAAATTTGGATACTTACTGTAAGCCTGAATAAGCTTTCTATAAAGCTGAGGAGTCTTTTCATCGAAAAGTACCAGCCATTTAAAATCCTGATTCTCTTGCGCACAAATAGAGGGAAAACAAAACCTCTGAAAATAATCAAGACGCAGAGAAAGCCAAGTCTCCTCCAGACGTGCAGAAAAATCTTTAGGATAGATATTTACATTAAAACGCGTGATTACAAAATGACTGAATTCCAAACCATTTCTCCCAAGCTAACCCTATTGTTCAATCAGGCTGACAACCTAACCTTTCACATTCAAATAGGATAAAGTTAATGGTTCGAACAGATGACTTTCATCATTATAGCTTAGAAGCTGACCGTCTTTAAGATCAAAGTACCAGCCATGAATTTCCAGATTGCCATTCTTAACCTGCTCCGCAACCCACGGGAAACTCAGAAGATTATTCATGGAATGCAGAATTCCTGCCATCTCGCAGGCTGTACACGCTTCAACACTTAAAGTCGGATACTGAGCAAAAACTTTATCCCGTACAGAACTTAAAATGGAAAGCCACATGCTGATAAATTCATCTTCGTCCGAAATTTTATTTTCCATCAGAGATTTAATACCACCACAGGAACTATGCCCAAGAATCATTATATTTTGAACTTTAAGAAACTTCACAGCATATTCAAGCGCAGAAGAAACCCCGTGATGCTTACTGTCAGGTTCATAGGGGGGAACAATGTTCGCAATATTCCGTACAACAAATATTTCACCCGGTTCACATTGCAGAATCAGGGAAGGATCTGTTCGTGAATCACTACACGCTATAACCATCGTCGAGGGATTCTGATGCTTTTGCAATTCAATAAAAGGGGAATCTTCACGAAAATAATATTCATCACGAAAATTCTTGAACCCATTGATAAATTTACGAATCTCTTTCATATTTTTTAATACTTATTATATAAACGGTTACAGTTAATTTCAATCCGCAGAATCATCAGAATTTTCTCCCAGCAAAAGAACCACCCGGTTACGCCCCTGATCTTTAGCTTGATACAATGCAAGATCAGCGCGAAGAATAATATCATCAATTGACTGATCCGCCGAAGTTGCCAACGTGGCACCTATACTGACTGTCACAGGGACAGACAGATCAGACTGCTTTCCTAATTTTTCCTCAATCATCGCCCTGACGCGTTCGGCCACAAAAGCTAAACTGTCCGCATCGGCCCCATCCAGCACGAGAAGAAACTCTTCTCCGCCGTAACGCCCAAAAGAGTCATACGGACGCAGGGAGTCGGAGACTAAACTGGCAAGTTCCTTCAGAACAGTATCTCCCTTCTGATGACCAAAGTTATCATTAACCGACTTGAAAAAATCCACGTCAATCATAAGGCAGCCAAGTGAAACAAGCTTTCTCCGATGACGGGCAAACCCTTCGGTAAGACGGTTCAGAATAGATGCACGGTTAGCTACATTTGTAAGGGCGTCAATTGTTGCCATCCTCTTTAACAAGGCCTGAGTCTTGTCCAGACGCTGCTGCATATTGCGAAAGAAAAGCCACAGAATGAGCAGCAAAACACCGACAGTGACAAGCCCAAGAGCTACAATAACAATATAATTATGATGCAAAGACTTATTTATTTCATCAAGCTTAAAGGAAATACTGATGCCGCCACGCACCTGCCCAACTGAATATCCCTGCTTGCCATGACAGACCAGGCAGGACTTATCTACCATCAGAGGAGCCATATAACGCAAGCGCCCCCCGTTTACATCATCTTCAACGAGAAAAGTCTCTTTCTTTCCGGCTTTAAAGGACTGCAAAGACTGAGATTCAAAAGAATCGGGAGCGTTATCAGGGTTCAAAGGATTCAGGCTGGTGATATGAAACACGAAGAGAT is a genomic window of Maridesulfovibrio ferrireducens containing:
- a CDS encoding transporter suffix domain-containing protein; this encodes MNKDWKYYLGIILISYSFLPFFVFAMLPFIDVDIAKSGTFAVIFLATGEVAFLGAAALLGKEFILLMKTRFMSIFKRTPSLKHISRIRHRIGVGLMIASLLPYYYVLFSEIFFLPLDHGILTGALILSELLFMTSMVTLGSQFWDRLKHLFDWPGAE
- a CDS encoding glycosyltransferase — translated: MEFSHFVITRFNVNIYPKDFSARLEETWLSLRLDYFQRFCFPSICAQENQDFKWLVLFDEKTPQLYRKLIQAYSKYPNFIPLFCGEYSTILSQVKACMQDMAPDANWLLTTRLDSDDALATGFFKALHNIAGSLNESHLGESETLYINFPKGLQYFEGNFYDFEDITNAFVSLIERPADPHTVFWVDHPAIYDVSPVMQVQTRPLWLQNVHETNVYNYVRGKLLERPDFSKDFKCSFDDN
- a CDS encoding carbonic anhydrase, whose protein sequence is MKEIRKFINGFKNFRDEYYFREDSPFIELQKHQNPSTMVIACSDSRTDPSLILQCEPGEIFVVRNIANIVPPYEPDSKHHGVSSALEYAVKFLKVQNIMILGHSSCGGIKSLMENKISDEDEFISMWLSILSSVRDKVFAQYPTLSVEACTACEMAGILHSMNNLLSFPWVAEQVKNGNLEIHGWYFDLKDGQLLSYNDESHLFEPLTLSYLNVKG
- a CDS encoding diguanylate cyclase, giving the protein MTRLPMLNDKNILKRYLLFVCLVVGLCMAGLFLALALRNKILLQDQLIVQARANFRNIVLTRQWIARHGGVYVLKRPGVESNLYLEHPDLLAADGRMLTLKNPALMTREISELAGKDDLFVFHITSLNPLNPDNAPDSFESQSLQSFKAGKKETFLVEDDVNGGRLRYMAPLMVDKSCLVCHGKQGYSVGQVRGGISISFKLDEINKSLHHNYIVIVALGLVTVGVLLLILWLFFRNMQQRLDKTQALLKRMATIDALTNVANRASILNRLTEGFARHRRKLVSLGCLMIDVDFFKSVNDNFGHQKGDTVLKELASLVSDSLRPYDSFGRYGGEEFLLVLDGADADSLAFVAERVRAMIEEKLGKQSDLSVPVTVSIGATLATSADQSIDDIILRADLALYQAKDQGRNRVVLLLGENSDDSAD